The Leucothrix mucor DSM 2157 DNA window GATACGTAGGTAAGCACCTTCAAGGTTACCAAGGTGAACGGTAGGCTTACCCTCTCCCTGACTCACTAAAGGACAAGGTGTACGCGTACGATCCATTTGAGTAATGGTAAAACCGGTGTAACCAACCTGCTTAAACTTAGCGGCATACTTATTACAGCCAGTATCGCCAGTCATAGTGTCAAGATTAACCGTCATACTCATATCAACGACTGCAGGAACTGGATTTCCATAAGTCGACGATACACGCCATTTAGTACCTAATAATGATGGACCACCACTATTCAAAGGGCACGATTGCGTCGCACGACTAGTGATACCTTCCGGCTCATCTAAATCTGCTGCAATCACTGGTGAAGCAAAAATAGTCGCAGAAAATGCGCTAATTAAGCAAAAATTTAGTGTCGAACTTCTTCCGTTGGTTCTCACAAAGGACCTCCCTGATTATTCATCCTTTTAGACTAAAACAAAACAATGCCTGTGTCTTATATACCACAATTACATATCATATAGGAAAAAAGATTGCCATTCTGACAAAAATTCGATCATATTCATTTTATGAACATCATCATTGAATTTAATAAGAAAAAACAACACCTTCCGTGTGTCGTAAATCCATCTTCGGTTGGCTTGTATGCTATTGCATAAAGCTTAGTGCTGTGTTAAAAATCCCCAACACTTTAGAGAAGGGCTCCAATCGCCCCCAAAAGTGTTCGATGATAACAACAATAAAAATGAAAAGAATTTGCAGTAAAAACTTATTATTGATTCCCCGGAGTACATTCTATGAACCTCAAACCCCTCGCGCTGATGGCGAATGCCTGTGCGCTCGTCTTTATGATGCTCAGCACTTCCGTATTTGCCATGTCTGACCTGTATGGCAATCCAAGCGAACTACAAAACCTGGTTGGCAAAGGGAAATGGATCGTTGTTAAAGTGTGGCGCTCTGACTGCGGTATTTGCATGAAGACCATGCCTGAAACCGACTCAGCTCGCTACAGCATTCCAAACACTAACATTATCGGCGTATCGCTTGACGGTGACACCAACGTCGCCAAGAACTCGCTAAGCCGCTTCAATGTTCATTTCAAAAATTTAGTCTCTAACCGCAGCGACTTCAATCGCTACCTGAGTAAAAGTACAAGAAAGAGTATTAAAGGCTACCCGACTTATATGATTTACTCTCCGGATGGCAAGCTTAAAGCGATGCAAACCGGCGATGTAAAGCCTCGTGAACTCAGACAGTACATTAGTCAGCAAGGCTCGCTGTAAAGTTCACCAAATTATAGTAGATTAGAATA harbors:
- a CDS encoding META domain-containing protein — encoded protein: MRTNGRSSTLNFCLISAFSATIFASPVIAADLDEPEGITSRATQSCPLNSGGPSLLGTKWRVSSTYGNPVPAVVDMSMTVNLDTMTGDTGCNKYAAKFKQVGYTGFTITQMDRTRTPCPLVSQGEGKPTVHLGNLEGAYLRIMRRMGSVQQMDDGKLVFYDRNGKEGLVMTKE
- a CDS encoding TlpA family protein disulfide reductase, with product MNLKPLALMANACALVFMMLSTSVFAMSDLYGNPSELQNLVGKGKWIVVKVWRSDCGICMKTMPETDSARYSIPNTNIIGVSLDGDTNVAKNSLSRFNVHFKNLVSNRSDFNRYLSKSTRKSIKGYPTYMIYSPDGKLKAMQTGDVKPRELRQYISQQGSL